Proteins encoded together in one Scheffersomyces stipitis CBS 6054 chromosome 5, complete sequence window:
- the PPN1 gene encoding Phosphate metabolism transcription is regulated by PHO system (go_function hydrolase activity) yields the protein MFPADNIISVESVHLSEDEKKDLKRLGLTMKTPVKVKSTEKGEQIIHGRFLHITDIHPDPYYKTGSKQDGFCHSGKGNAGKYGDAILGCDSPMVLMEDTIKWIEDNLKDKIDFIVWTGDNIRHDNDRRYPRTELNIFEMNQQVSDLMYDTFKNKKDPNLKVDLIPSLGNNDVYPHNLFSPGPTLQTRELFKIWRNFIPASQLHVFNRGAYFFQEVIPNQLAILSINTLYLFQSNPLVDNCDKKKEPGYKLFEWLGYVLKEMRSRNMKVWLTGHVPPNEKNYDISCLRKYIVWSYEYRDVIIGGLYGHMNMDHFIPLDSVAAYKSIRKSLKGKASSKDVEDELVQKFLVDNLDSDSDSDSDDEDDITEPLEDSNMYRVFDENHDEDFVRVQGGIPSGKVKYMETLRESLYATIKGKRKSGTSSERYSLAFVSASVVPTFNPGLRVWEYNITDLGEKLTKKTQFEPWDSFFTGLETMMQSFEKYDIEDEDDTFKINENDDLATIFKKKRDKTFPLPKPEKLPLGPGYVPQTFTPERYVQYFADLEGINSGKKDFSYEFEYSTDNEIYELGTLVVDEWIKLGRKLGKPIKDKKKEEEDDEGGKKKKKKKKNKKKKDGKSKKSKNKSASDNAEDVLQKIWNTYLKHTFISSNYENKGFG from the coding sequence ATGTTTCCGGCCGATAACATAATCTCCGTAGAAAGTGTTCATTTGTCCGAAGACGAGAAGAAGGATCTCAAACGCTTGGGACTCACAATGAAGACTCCAGTGAAGGTCAAGTCTACGGAAAAAGGTGAACAGATTATCCATGGCAGATTTTTGCACATCACAGATATCCATCCAGATCCGTACTACAAGACCGGCTCGAAACAAGACGGGTTCTGTCATTCTGGAAAGGGTAATGCCGGTAAATACGGAGATGCCATATTGGGATGCGACAGTCCCATGGTGCTTATGGAAGACACAATTAAGTGGATCGAAGATAACTTGAAGGACAAGATAGACTTCATAGTGTGGACAGGAGATAATATCAGACACGACAACGATCGAAGATACCCCAGAACGGAGTTGAACATCTTTGAGATGAACCAACAGGTCAGTGACTTGATGTATGATAcgttcaagaacaaaaaagACCCCAACTTGAAAGTAGATTTGATTCCCTCATTAGGTAACAATGACGTATACCCCCATAATTTGTTCAGCCCTGGCCCTACTTTACAGACGAGagagttgttcaagatctggAGAAACTTCATTCCCGCTTCTCAATTGCACGTTTTCAACAGAGGTGCTTATTTCTTTCAGGAAGTAATTCCCAACCAGTTGGCTATCTTGTCTATTAACACTCTCTACTTGTTCCAGTCAAATCCATTGGTGGACAACTGTGACAAAAAGAAGGAGCCTGGCTACAAGTTGTTTGAATGGTTGGGCTAtgtgttgaaggaaatgaGAAGTAGAAACATGAAAGTATGGTTAACTGGTCATGTTCCTCCCAACGAAAAGAACTATGATATCTCGTGTTTGCGTAAATATATCGTGTGGTCGTATGAGTATCGTGACGTCATCATTGGAGGCTTGTATGGCCACATGAACATGGACCACTTCATTCCCTTGGATTCTGTGGCTGCCTACAAGTCGATTAGAAAGTCGCTTAAAGGAAAAGCCAGTTCCAAAGACGTAGAAGACGAGCTTGTTCAGAAATTCTTGGTAGATAATTTGGATTCCGATTCCGATTCTGACtcagacgatgaagatgacatCACCGAACCACTTGAAGACTCTAACATGTATCGTGTGTTTGACGAGAACCACGACGAAGACTTCGTGAGAGTCCAAGGTGGTATTCCAAGTGGGAAAGTCAAGTATATGGAGACGTTACGTGAGTCTCTCTATGCAACTATCAAGGGCAAGAGAAAGAGTGGTACTTCTAGTGAACGTTATTCTCTTGCTTTCGTATCTGCCAGTGTAGTTCCTACTTTCAATCCTGGATTGAGAGTGTGGGAATACAATATTACTGACTTGGGAGAAAAACTCACAAAGAAAACCCAATTCGAACCCTGGGACAGTTTCTTTACTGGATTAGAAACGATGATGCAATCGTTCGAGAAGTATGACATcgaggatgaagatgatacgttcaagatcaacgaaAACGATGATTTGGCTACGATCTTtaaaaagaagagagaCAAGACTTTCCCTCTTCCCAAGCCCGAGAAGTTACCATTGGGTCCGGGGTATGTTCCGCAGACTTTTACTCCTGAGAGATATGTTCAATACTTTGCCGACTTGGAGGGCATCAATAGTGGAAAGAAGGACTTTTCGTACGAGTTCGAGTATTCTACTGATAACGAGATCTACGAGTTGGGAACATTGGTTGTGGACGAATGGATCAAGTTAGGTAGAAAGTTGGGTAAACCAATCAAggataagaagaaggaagaggaagacgatgaaggtggaaagaagaagaagaagaagaaaaagaacaaaaagaagaaggacggtaaaagcaagaagagcaagaacAAGTCTGCGTCTGATAATGCTGAGGATGTATTGCAGAAGATATGGAACACTTATTTGAAGCATACGTTTATTAGTTCGAATTACGAAAACAAAGGATTCGGTTAG
- the RRP12 gene encoding pre-rRNA processing protein (Required for normal pre-rRNA Processing. Member of a group of seven genes whose expression is repressed during growth on glucose before and during the diauxic shift), which yields MTDNNPDGGVAVDLFVLDDKLAKIRTQINSKLENQKHLAIILSAVEENIEEQNNEKTPVAYFVSFLSLLDQCIRDDEIVDGTLAATTAYFLDIVFPFTPKALLKSKFGDILAKLAPPLTLPEAEAPLVRSTIGALESLLLAQDHQQWVASGNISPKRALLGLLELSFDPRPKVRRRAQEAVHNILTHPPASPSPTHVAAPVAGDVSLNKLTSLLQESKKHQKNSNKEINSQIIHCLQLITSITSANAWPANKIERLCDILLEISKTSDQYLVSSAFSAFEGLFKSMNNIIDVEKFTNILDIIFDLKPSINDAHLAASWLAVVAKALESFATLSPEVCLEKLPSIIPVVSHFLSSDSKDIYESSSQCLIAIVSETIPDNFLLQPSATNGITGEIYEKVDDVITFISEHIEHELLSVKYQHAVKEILELITAIILKLRTRVNPDFLGILGIVGEWRTNEKDSFPFNKEAEDVISAAISTIGPQVVLSVLPLNLTGGDQPGRAWLLPLLRDNVRFAELNFFKSSIFPAVEFFENKIAEASNKQSMHIKIFQTIVDQIWSLLPHFCDLPKDLTSAFDDAFAAQLSDLMYSRVELRTPICHALRLLVESNVACRDGALESDLLIQEELPIKQANENLDYLAAKASNILSVLFNVFSSTLPDSRGFVLETIDTYLQIVPKGDLEETFNKVCGLLKNAMDEEAHAAQPQGKKSETPKLSITMLDLIVAMSKYVPESSHNALFSIFSATVPLQNNALMQKRSYRIISKLAETDEGKQSLLKFIGEIENVLIENTETTHSSARASRLNAILLVLELLPQSDLFFIPSIVQEIILSTKDVNERTRELSYQILIKMGHKMAEGGVVENGRVPGFDAETPSSEASLTEFFTMVSAGLAAQAPHMISATITAISCLVFEFKDKLPIDMLLEIASTVELFLTHNSREIAKSAIGFVKVEVLSLPEEMVRANLSELLTKLMRWSHEHKGHFKSKVKHILERLIRKFGVEVVEEAIPEDDKKLVANIKKTRNRAKRKQDAEEAETSAAGPEKKFVSAYEEALYDSDVSDDEMEEDEVDDNSSRNKKKANQYILKTGDEPLNLLDRQSLAHISSSKPKKFSKASVNKSDFKTKNGKFVFNENDEEEDPLAGKGSGVDAYLDAVKQAPVRGQRNKLKFKKNKSNDDNFSDDEEPERPSKASSRDRVLGKNKISKPKKPLKSRKKL from the coding sequence ATGACAGATAATAATCCAGACGGTGGAGTTGCTGTCGACTtgtttgttcttgatgacaagttggccaagatcAGAACTCagatcaactccaagttggaaaaccAAAAGCATTTAGCCATTATTTTATCAGCAGTAGAGGAAAACATTGAAGAGCAAAACAATGAAAAAACACCTGTAGCCTACTTTGTTTCATTCTTGTCCTTGTTGGATCAGTGTATCAGAGATGACGAGATCGTCGACGGAACGTTGGCTGCTACCACTGCCTACTTTTTGGATATCGTTTTTCCATTCACTCCCAAggcattgttgaagtccAAATTCGGAGACATTTTGGCCAAATTGGCACCACCTTTAACCCTTCCAGAAGCTGAAGCTCCATTAGTAAGATCAACTATCGGCGCCTTGGAGAGCTTATTGTTGGCTCAGGACCATCAGCAGTGGGTCGCATCAGGAAACATTTCTCCGAAGAGAGCTTTACTTGgattgttggaattgtcCTTTGATCCCAGACCTAaagttagaagaagagctcAGGAGGCCGTGCACAACATCTTAACGCATCCCCCAGCATCTCCTTCGCCTACACACGTTGCTGCACCTGTGGCTGGTGACGTCTCATTAAATAAGCTTACATCGTTGCTCCAGGAAAGTAAAaagcaccagaagaacTCCAACAAAGAGATCAACTCGCAGATTATCCACTGCTTGCAATTGATAACTTCAATCACGTCTGCCAATGCCTGGCCAGCTAACAAAATCGAACGTTTGTGTGATATTTTGTTGGAAATCTCTAAGACTTCAGACCAGTACTTGGTGTCGTCTGCCTTCTCAGCATTCGAAGGTTTGTTCAAATCTATGAATAACATCATTGATGTAGAGAAGTTCACCAACATCTTAGACATCATATTTGACTTGAAACCATCAATCAACGATGCCCACTTGGCTGCCTCGTGGTTGGCTGTAGTAGCCAAGGCTCTTGAAAGTTTTGCTACCTTGTCTCCCGAAGTATGTTTGGAAAAGCTTCCCAGTATAATTCCAGTAGTGTCGCATTTTTTGAGCTCTGACTCTAAGGATATTTATGAATCTTCCTCTCAGTGTCTCATTGCTATTGTGAGCGAAACTATCCcagacaacttcttgttgcaACCTTCTGCTACGAACGGTATCACTGGTGAAATCTACGAAAAGGTAGATGATGTGATTACTTTCATAAGTGAGCATATCGAGCACGAGTTGTTATCTGTGAAGTATCAGCATGCTGTCAAGGAAATCCTTGAACTCATCACAGCTAtcatcttgaaattgagaactCGTGTCAATCCCGACTTCTTGGGTATACTCGGTATTGTAGGAGAATGGCGTACAAACGAGAAGGACTCATTTCCATTCAacaaagaagctgaagatgtAATTTCTGCTGCAATTTCCACTATTGGTCCTCAAGTCGTCTTGAGCGTTCTTCCTTTGAATTTGACAGGTGGTGATCAACCAGGTAGAGCATGGTTGCTTCCTCTCTTGAGAGATAATGTGAGATTTGCtgaattgaatttctttAAATCGTCCATCTTTCCAGCTGTAGAGTTTTTCGAAAATAAAATTGCTGAAGCCTCGAACAAGCAGTCGATGCATATCAAAATCTTCCAGACCATTGTGGACCAAATCTGGTCGTTGTTGCCTCACTTCTGTGATCTTCCTAAGGACTTGACTTCTGCCTTTGACGATGCCTTTGCTGCTCAGTTGTCTGACTTAATGTACTCCCGAGTAGAATTGAGAACTCCCATCTGCCATGCTTTGAGATTGCTTGTAGAATCCAACGTTGCCTGCCGCGACGGAGCCTTGGAAAGTGATTTGCTTATCCAGGAAGAGCTTCCAATCAAGCAGGCTAACGAGAACTTGGACTATCTTGCTGCCAAAGCTTCCAACATTCTCTCGGTCTTGTTCAACGTCTTCTCTTCTACTTTGCCTGACTCTAGAGGTTTTGTTTTGGAGACTATTGACACATACTTGCAGATTGTTCCTAAGGGcgacttggaagaaaccttcaacaaggtCTGtggtttgttgaagaatgctatggatgaagaagctcaTGCTGCCCAACCTCAAGGAAAGAAGTCGGAAACACCAAAGTTGAGTATCACAATGTTAGACTTGATTGTGGCCATGAGTAAATACGTACCTGAATCTTCCCACAATGCCCTTTTCTCTATCTTCTCTGCTACGGTTCCTTTGCAAAACAATGCCTTGATGCAGAAGAGATCTTACAGAATAATATCCAAGTTAGCTGAAACTGACGAGGGAAAGCAGTCTCTCTTGAAGTTTATTGGTGAAATCGAGAATGTTCTCATCGAGAATACAGAGACTACCCACAGTTCTGCCAGAGCTTCCAGGTTGAATGCTatcttgttggttttggagttgttgcCGCAGTCggatcttttctttatccCTTCTATTGTACAAGAAATCATTCTTTCAACCAAGGATGTCAATGAAAGAACCAGAGAGTTATCTTACCAGATTTTGATCAAGATGGGTCACAAGATGGCTGAAGGTGGGGTTGTAGAAAATGGCAGAGTTCCAGGCTTTGATGCTGAaactccatcttctgaagctAGTTTGACTGAGTTTTTCACTATGGTCAGTGCTGGTTTGGCTGCTCAGGCTCCACACATGATCTCTGCTACTATCActgcaatttcttgtttggtTTTTGAGTTCAAAGATAAGTTGCCGATCGATATGTTGTTAGAAATCGCGTCGACTGTGGAATTATTCTTGACTCACAACTCGAGAGAAATTGCCAAGTCTGCCATTGGTTTTGTCAAGGTCGAAGTCTTGTCGTTACCGGAAGAGATGGTAAGAGCCAATTTGTCTGAGttgttgaccaagttgatgagaTGGTCTCACGAACACAAGGGGCACTTCAAGTCTAAGGTCAAGCATATCTTAGAAAGATTGATCAGAAAGTTTGGGGTTGAAGTAGTAGAGGAAGCAATTCCTGAAgacgacaagaagttggttgccaacatcaagaagaccaGAAACAGGGCAAAGAGAAAGCaagatgctgaagaagctgagaCTTCTGCCGCTGGTcctgaaaagaagttcGTCTCTGCTTACGAAGAAGCATTGTATGACTCCGATGTTTCCGACGatgaaatggaagaagacgaagtagatgacaattcttctagaaataagaagaaggctaACCAGTATATCTTGAAGACTGGTGACGAAccattgaacttgttggacCGTCAGTCGTTAGCACACATCTCATCCTCTAAGCCAAAGAAGTTCTCTAAAGCATCAGTAAACAAATCTGACTTCAAGACCAAGAACGGCAAGTTTGTCTtcaatgaaaatgatgagGAAGAGGACCCATTAGCTGGGAAAGGCTCTGGTGTAGATGCCTACTTGGACGCTGTGAAACAGGCTCCAGTTAGAGGCCAAagaaacaagttgaagttcaagaaaaataAGAGCAACGACGACAACTTCTCCGATGATGAAGAACCTGAAAGGCCTTCTAAGGCTTCTTCGAGGGACAGGGTGTTGGGTAAGAACAAGATCTCCAAGCCTAAAAAACCACTTAAGTCCAGAAAGAAGCTCTAA
- a CDS encoding mitochondrial 37S ribosomal protein MRPS16 (go_component intracellular; ribosome~go_function structural constituent of ribosome~go_process protein biosynthesis), whose translation MSSPIRIRLARFGRKHQPLYNIVVANRGKARDALPIEVLGTYNPNPVPLTPEEKASGTKPFKHIELDFDRSKYWLGVGADVSDRVSYLFKKAGLLPETWPAPSKLTQHVERATTKDIKTVYEEPREFFRKR comes from the coding sequence ATGAGCAGCCCTATCAGAATAAGATTGGCTCGCTTTGGCAGAAAGCATCAGCCTTTGTACAACATTGTCGTGGCCAATAGAGGAAAAGCCCGTGATGCCTTGCCTATCGAAGTTTTGGGTACTTACAACCCCAACCCAGTTCCTTtgactccagaagaaaaagccAGTGGTACCAAACCTTTCAAGCACATAGAGTTGGATTTTGATAGGTCCAAGTACTGGCTTGGTGTTGGTGCCGATGTTTCCGACCGTGTATCgtatttgttcaagaaagcTGGCTTGTTACCTGAGACTTGGCCTGCTCCAAGCAAGTTGACTCAACATGTAGAAAGAGCCACCACGAAAGACATCAAGACTGTTTATGAAGAACCAAGAGAGttcttcagaaagagaTGA
- a CDS encoding conserved membrane protein with BTB/POZ domain, whose translation MSVAAPRAIADIPGHDVSVRPEDRERGFEENGDSPDLQSKKVFSDLCMACRRGDLEAVDALLSTPNLDINQVDEFDYSPLILSSLCGHLPVVELLLSRGAICDRDTFEGARCIYGALTDEIRDLLISFDISKAVDTKQSFATDISNLISARTGAPTRDIVFYFPHVHGVLSRGYQSFRLHRFLLAARSIYFQEKLAGEWASSVAVELPSSIDPIAFRIVVDFIYFKANSLPTEDIDLQDKLIDLAEQFALYDLAEGVKRIQDSTKERERSKIKYDLAFKFSEEGRRDLDRFLNRHIISDKIVTRLTLEDDIDFEDIQVAEIITRDQKKKLMGSASFPDIILSAIDADTESVVFYPVHKSIISRSEYFDTMLKSEIFINEHKELPYFKSYEKSSNLEVINRPQFQPDHLPVIQISNSSASQDVAEMVLCYLYHDDIPNIPLLLAVDLLFASDELFLDRLKTICSVRIASSFDKFTPGDFDSLKPLVGYDAYDLVRVSWEARSDKLEQHVTKMIAYNLENIFKNDVQKELLATLVNESASRIQERQDTDTIELIDDIRYYLQKKYAVSDEYDDLDPGLQFRDQDERDDIRIYKNAVANFNRDIEMIDHILDGLQLDA comes from the coding sequence ATGTCGGTGGCAGCACCAAGAGCAATTGCGGATATACCTGGCCATGACGTCAGTGTCCGACCTGAGGATCGTGAGCGTGGATTTGAAGAGAACGGAGACTCCCCAGATCTACAGCTGAAAAAGGTGTTTTCCGATTTATGTATGGCATGTCGAAGGGGCGATTTAGAGGCTGTAGATGCGTTGCTTTCCACGCCGAATTTGGATATCAACCAGGTAGACGAGTTTGACTACTCTCCATTGATATTGCTGTCCTTGTGTGGCCACTTGCCAGTTGTAGAGTTGCTTCTTTCTAGAGGTGCTATTTGCGACAGAGACACTTTTGAGGGAGCCCGTTGTATTTATGGGGCTTTGACTGATGAAATTAGAGACTTGCTTATTAGTTTCGACATCTCGAAGGCTGTGGATACTAAACAGTCGTTTGCCACAGATATTTCTAATTTGATCAGTGCGAGAACTGGGGCTCCTACGAGAGATATAGTATTCTATTTTCCTCATGTTCATGGTGTCTTGTCACGGGGATACCAGTCTTTCAGGTTGCATCGTTTTCTTTTAGCTGCTAGGAGTAtctatttccaagaaaaaCTTGCCGGTGAATGGGCCAGTAGCGTGGCTGTAGAATTGCCCTCCAGCATCGATCCTATTGCTTTCAGAATTGTTGTAGATTTCATCTACTTCAAAGCCAATTCTCTACCCACTGAAGATATCGATCTTCAGGACAAGTTAATTGACTTGGCCGAACAATTTGCATTGTACGACTTGGCCGAAGGTGTTAAGCGGATTCAGGATTCTACCAAGGAGAGGGAACGGTCTAAAATCAAGTACGATTTGGCATTTAAGTTTTCCGAGGAAGGTAGACGTGATTTGGACAGATTCTTAAACAGACACATAATTTCAGACAAGATAGTAACTCGGCTCACTCTTGAGGACGATATCgactttgaagatataCAGGTTGCTGAGATCATTACTCGCgatcaaaagaagaagttgatgggCTCTGCATCTTTCCCAGATATCATTTTGTCTGCCATAGATGCAGATACTGAGTCTGTGGTCTTCTATCCAGTGCATAAGTCTATCATCTCACGGTCGGAATACTTTGATACGATGTTGAAGTCGGAAATTTTTATCAATGAACACAAGGAGTTGCCCTACTTTAAGTCGTATGAAAAGTCCTCGAACCTTGAAGTCATTAATAGGCCGCAGTTCCAACCAGACCATCTTCCAGTAATCCAGATTTCTAACAGTAGTGCCAGCCAAGATGTAGCAGAGATGGTGTTGTGCTATCTATATCACGATGATATCCCCAATATTCCTTTACTTTTGGCAGTGGATTTGTTGTTTGCATCAGATGAGTTGTTTTTAGATAGACTCAAGACTATCTGCTCTGTAAGAATAGCATCTTCCTTCGACAAGTTCACTCCTGGTGACTTCGACTCATTGAAACCCTTAGTTGGCTATGATGCCTACGATCTTGTCAGGGTGTCATGGGAAGCAAGAAGCGATAAACTTGAACAGCATGTCACCAAAATGATTGCCTATAACTTGGAgaacattttcaagaacgatGTACAGAAGGAGTTGCTTGCTACCTTAGTCAATGAGAGTGCGCTGCGAATCCAGGAAAGACAGGATACCGACACAATTGAATTGATTGATGACATAAGATACTActtgcagaagaagtatgCTGTCAGCGATGAATACGATGACCTTGATCCAGGGCTACAATTCCGTGACCAGGACGAGAGAGACGATATTAGAATCTATAAGAATGCTGTAGCCAACTTCAATCGCGACATAGAGATGATAGACCATATACTTGACGGATTGCAGTTGGATGCTTAA
- the RPP0 gene encoding 60S acidic ribosomal protein P0 (go_component intracellular; ribosome~go_function structural constituent of ribosome~go_process translational elongation; protein biosynthesis), protein MGGTREKKVQYFSKLRELLEEYKSIFVVGVDNVSSQQMHEIRKALRGDATVLMGKNTMVRRAIRGFLSDLPEFEKLLPYVKGNVGFIFTNADLKTIRDEIVSNVVAAPARAGAVAPKDVWIPAGNTGMEPGKTSFFQALGVPTKIARGTIEIVSDVKVVEAENKVGPSEATLLNMLNISPFTYGMTVVQVYDNGQVFPSSILDISDDELVGHFVSAINVIASISLAVGYPTLPSVGHSVVNHYKNVLALSIATDYTFEGSEAIKDRLANPEAYAAAAPAAAASGASEEAAEEAAEEEAEESEDDDMGFGLFD, encoded by the coding sequence ATGGGTGGTACTCGTGAAAAGAAAGTTCAATACTTCTCCAAGCTTagagaattgttggaagaataCAAGTCGATCTTCGTTGTCGGTGTCGACAATGTTTCTTCTCAACAAATGCACGAAATCAGAAAGGCCTTGAGAGGTGATGCCACCGTGTTGATGGGTAAGAACACCATGGTCAGAAGAGCCATCAGAGGTTTCTTGTCTGACTTGCCAGAGttcgaaaagttgttgCCTTACGTCAAGGGTAACGTTGGTTTCATTTTCACCAACGCTGACTTGAAGACCATCAGAGACGAAATTGTCTCCAACGTTGTTGCCGCTCCAGCCAGAGCTGGTGCCGTTGCTCCAAAGGATGTCTGGATTCCAGCCGGTAACACCGGTATGGAACCAGGTAAGActtccttcttccaagCTTTGGGTGTCCCAACCAAGATTGCCAGAGGTACCATTGAAATTGTCTCTGATGTCAAGGTTGTTGAAGCCGAAAACAAGGTCGGTCCATCTGAAGCcactttgttgaacatgTTGAACATCTCGCCATTCACCTACGGTATGACTGTTGTTCAAGTGTACGACAACGGCCAGGTCTTCCCATCTTCCATCTTGGACATCTCTGACGATGAATTGGTTGGTCACTTTGTCTCTGCCATCAACGTCATTGCCTCCATCTCTTTGGCTGTTGGTTACCCAACCTTGCCATCTGTCGGTCACTCTGTCGTCAACCACTACAAGAACGTCTTGGCCTTGTCGATTGCTACTGACTACACCTTCGAAGGTTCTGAAGCCATCAAGGACAGATTGGCCAACCCAGAAGCTTAcgctgctgctgctccagctgctgctgcttccGGTGCctctgaagaagctgctgaagaagccgctgaagaagaagctgaagaatctgaagacgacgacATGGGATTCGGTTTATTCGATTAA
- the GRP3.1 gene encoding protein induced by osmotic stress (Flavonol reductase/cinnamoyl-CoA reductase): MTTSVFVSGATGYLAQQIIALVLSKGYKVVGSVRSEEKGANLKKLYGDDFSYEVVKVLEQKGAFDEALKKHPEVTIFLHTASPVTFEVEDTEKEILIPAINGTKYVLQSIKDVAPQITRVVYTSSVVAMSVPEELGSPDVVLSEASWSSLSYEQSKTHGVLAYFGSKQFAERAAWEFVEQEKPNFALSTVNPVYIFGPQAKDEEVKGTLNLSAEMVNSVLKLNKDDDVPATTGTFIDVRDVAKAHLAAFEKDEAKGERLLLSNTRFNGQTLLDVVRKNFPQLADKLPVGKPHSDDFSAFKEWNDKKTKKILGFEYFDFETSVVDSIKQVLKVQG; the protein is encoded by the coding sequence atgACTACCTCAGTTTTCGTTTCAGGTGCAACCGGTTACCTTGCCCAACAAATTATTGCACTTGTTCTCTCCAAGGGCTACAAGGTCGTTGGTTCGGTCAgatctgaagaaaagggTGCAAACTTAAAAAAATTGTATGGTGACGATTTCTCCTATGAAGTTGTCAAGGTCTTGGAACAGAAGGGTGCTTTCGATgaagccttgaagaagcacCCAGAAGTTACAATTTTCTTACACACTGCCTCTCCAGTTACCttcgaagttgaagatacCGAAAAGGAAATCTTGATTCCTGCCATTAATGGAACAAAGTACGTCTTGCAATCTATCAAGGACGTTGCTCCTCAAATCACCAGAGTTGTTTACACCAGTTCTGTCGTTGCTATGAGCGTCCCAGAGGAATTAGGTAGCCCAGATGTGGTCCTCTCTGAAGCTTCTTGGAGTAGTCTCTCTTACGAGCAATCCAAGACTCATGGAGTTTTGGCTTACTTCGGTTCGAAGCAATTTGCTGAAAGGGCTGCATGGGAGTTTGTTGAACAGGAAAAGCCAAACTTTGCTCTCTCGACCGTAAACCCTGTCTACATTTTTGGTCCTCAAGCTAAGGACGAGGAAGTTAAGGGTACCTTGAACCTTTCTGCCGAAATGGTTAATTCCgtattgaagttgaataaGGACGACGATGTTCCAGCAACTACTGGTACTTTCATTGATGTTAGAGATGTGGCTAAAGCTCACCTTGCAGCCTTCGAAAAGGACGAAGCAAAGGGTGAAAGACTTCTCCTCTCTAACACCAGATTCAATGGTCAAACTCTTTTGGACGTTGTTAGAAAGAACTTCCCACAACTTGCTGACAAGCTTCCAGTTGGAAAGCCACATTCTGACGATTTCTCTGCTTTTAAGGAATGGAACGAcaagaagaccaagaagattcttggaTTTGAATACTTCGACTTTGAAACTTCTGTTGTTGACTCAATCAAGCAAGTTTTGAAGGTACAAGGTTAA